A single genomic interval of Agromyces cerinus harbors:
- the ahcY gene encoding adenosylhomocysteinase: MDSVTTALPYKVADLSLAEAGRHQLRLAENEMPGLMALRAEFGASKPLAGARIAGSLHMTVQTAVLIETLVALGAQVRWASCNIFSTQDEAAAAIVVGPEGTVDAPAGVPVFAWKGETLEEYWWCTDRIFDWSAEAAASGADWIGPNMILDDGGDATLLVHRGREFEAAGVVPGATDDASHEYRVVLDTLRASLELSADRWTRIAAELKGVTEETTTGVHRLYELHAEGGLLFPAINVNDSVTKSKFDNKYGIRHSLPDGLNRATDVLMGGKVAFVVGYGDVGKGAAEALRGQGARVIVSEVDPICALQASMDGYQVARLDDVVGEVDIFVTCTGNKDVVRTSHMLAMKHLAIVANVGHFDNEIDMAGLESLEGAERIEIKPQVHEWRLPSGRSILVLSEGRLMNLGNATGHPSFVMSNSFTNQVLAQIELWTRPEQYPVGVYVLPKHLDEKVARLHLDALGVVLTELSPEQAAYIGVPVDGPYKVDHYRY; this comes from the coding sequence ATGGATTCCGTCACCACCGCCCTCCCGTACAAGGTCGCCGACCTTTCGCTCGCCGAAGCCGGCCGGCACCAGCTGCGGCTCGCCGAGAACGAGATGCCGGGCCTCATGGCCCTCCGCGCCGAGTTCGGTGCGTCGAAGCCGCTCGCCGGCGCCCGCATCGCCGGCAGCCTGCACATGACGGTGCAGACCGCCGTGCTCATCGAGACGCTCGTCGCGCTCGGCGCGCAGGTGCGCTGGGCCAGCTGCAACATCTTCTCCACGCAAGACGAAGCGGCCGCCGCGATCGTCGTCGGCCCCGAGGGCACCGTCGACGCGCCCGCGGGCGTGCCGGTGTTCGCGTGGAAGGGCGAGACGCTCGAGGAGTACTGGTGGTGCACCGATCGCATCTTCGACTGGTCGGCGGAGGCCGCGGCATCCGGTGCCGACTGGATCGGGCCCAACATGATCCTCGACGACGGCGGCGACGCCACCCTGCTCGTGCACCGCGGTCGCGAGTTCGAGGCTGCGGGCGTCGTTCCCGGGGCGACGGATGACGCGAGCCACGAGTACCGGGTCGTGCTCGACACGCTGCGGGCGAGCCTCGAGCTGAGCGCCGACCGCTGGACCCGCATCGCCGCAGAGCTCAAGGGCGTCACCGAGGAGACCACGACCGGCGTGCACCGACTCTACGAGCTGCACGCCGAGGGCGGGCTGCTCTTCCCGGCCATCAACGTCAACGACTCGGTCACGAAGTCGAAGTTCGACAACAAGTACGGCATCCGCCACTCGCTGCCCGACGGTCTGAACCGCGCCACCGACGTGCTCATGGGCGGCAAGGTCGCGTTCGTCGTCGGCTACGGCGACGTCGGCAAGGGTGCGGCGGAGGCGCTGCGCGGTCAGGGCGCCCGGGTGATCGTCTCGGAGGTCGACCCGATCTGCGCGCTGCAGGCATCGATGGACGGCTACCAGGTCGCCCGACTCGACGACGTCGTTGGCGAGGTCGACATCTTCGTCACTTGCACCGGCAACAAGGACGTCGTGCGCACCTCGCACATGCTCGCCATGAAGCACCTCGCGATCGTCGCGAACGTCGGCCACTTCGATAACGAGATCGACATGGCCGGGCTCGAGTCGCTCGAGGGCGCCGAGCGCATCGAGATCAAGCCGCAGGTGCACGAGTGGCGCCTGCCGTCTGGCCGTTCGATCCTCGTGCTCTCCGAGGGACGACTCATGAACCTCGGCAACGCCACGGGGCATCCGTCGTTCGTCATGTCGAACTCCTTCACGAACCAGGTGCTCGCCCAGATCGAGCTCTGGACCCGCCCCGAGCAGTACCCGGTGGGCGTCTACGTGCTGCCGAAGCACCTCGACGAGAAGGTCGCGCGCCTGCACCTCGATGCGCTCGGCGTCGTGCTCACCGAGCTCTCGCCCGAGCAGGCCGCGTACATCGGCGTGCCCGTCGACGGCCCGTACAAGGTCGACCACTACCGCTACTGA
- a CDS encoding RDD family protein, which translates to MADAPVVAQLVSRIDDEGVVTGEAVTLDVRPASAIIRAGGAIIDVLLSVLLIIGLLLALSGLGIDQTGFQAILIAGIVTCIVIVPTAVETASRGRSLGKLAMGLRVVRDDGGAIGFRHAFIRALTGVVEIYLTFGGLAVLVGFLNPSSKRLGDLLAGTHGQVERVPKLPSTAFGVPPQLVSWAAIADVARLPDPLARRVAAFFTNAAHLVPESRMRVSAALAAEVAPFVSPLPDAPPELFLAGVAALRRERDAVALSLVDARMTALAPVLTATPPGFPER; encoded by the coding sequence ATGGCAGATGCCCCGGTCGTCGCACAGCTCGTGAGCCGAATCGACGACGAGGGCGTCGTCACCGGCGAGGCCGTCACACTCGATGTGCGACCCGCGAGCGCCATCATCCGCGCCGGCGGCGCGATCATCGACGTGCTCCTCTCCGTGCTCCTGATCATCGGCCTCCTCCTCGCCCTCTCCGGGCTCGGCATCGACCAGACGGGCTTCCAGGCCATTCTGATCGCGGGCATCGTGACCTGCATCGTGATCGTCCCCACGGCGGTCGAGACGGCGTCGCGCGGCCGCTCGCTCGGCAAGCTCGCGATGGGGCTGCGGGTGGTGCGCGACGACGGCGGGGCGATCGGTTTCCGGCACGCGTTCATCCGCGCGCTCACCGGCGTCGTCGAGATCTACCTGACGTTCGGCGGTCTCGCCGTGCTCGTCGGCTTCCTGAATCCGTCGTCGAAGCGACTCGGCGACCTGCTCGCGGGCACCCACGGCCAGGTCGAGCGGGTGCCCAAGCTGCCGTCGACCGCATTCGGCGTGCCGCCCCAGCTCGTCTCGTGGGCCGCGATCGCCGACGTCGCGCGCCTGCCCGACCCGCTCGCACGCCGCGTCGCCGCCTTCTTCACGAACGCCGCGCACCTCGTACCCGAGAGCCGCATGCGCGTGTCGGCGGCGCTCGCCGCCGAAGTGGCCCCGTTCGTCTCGCCGCTGCCCGATGCACCGCCCGAGCTCTTCCTCGCGGGCGTTGCGGCGCTCCGGCGCGAGCGCGATGCCGTCGCACTCTCGCTCGTGGACGCTCGGATGACGGCGCTGGCCCCCGTGCTCACGGCGACGCCGCCAGGCTTCCCCGAGCGCTGA
- a CDS encoding stage II sporulation protein M: MDLDALASARHDDWQRLDALARRRRLDGAEADELIERYQSAASDLSLVQTTAGATPLGDRLSVTLARARLAFTGAPENPLRQFTRFAVVSLPAALYRLRWLTLAVAVVTVVVAALYAWWISADPRVLAALGSEEELRQLAEEGFVAYYSENPAASFAGAVWTNNAWIAAQCVAFGILGVWVPWVILQNAQNLGVNAAVMFAYDEADTFFLYIAPHGLLELTCVFVAAAAGLRIFWAWVAPGARPRGVALAEDARALFSVAIGLVFFLFVSGIIEGFVTPAPWPWPVKIGIGVAALGGFLAYMLVLGGRASRAGETGDLVEFDAGSQRIVAG; the protein is encoded by the coding sequence ATGGACCTCGATGCGCTCGCCTCCGCCCGTCACGACGACTGGCAGCGGCTCGACGCGCTCGCACGCCGCCGCCGGCTCGATGGCGCTGAGGCCGACGAGCTCATCGAGCGCTATCAGAGCGCGGCATCCGACCTCTCGCTCGTGCAGACGACCGCGGGTGCGACGCCGCTCGGCGATCGCCTCTCGGTCACGCTCGCGCGGGCCAGGCTCGCGTTCACCGGTGCACCCGAGAACCCGCTCCGGCAGTTCACGCGGTTCGCGGTCGTGAGCCTGCCCGCCGCCCTGTACCGGCTCCGCTGGCTGACGCTCGCCGTGGCGGTCGTCACGGTCGTCGTGGCCGCGCTCTACGCGTGGTGGATCAGCGCCGACCCGCGCGTGCTCGCGGCGCTCGGCAGCGAGGAGGAGCTGCGCCAGCTCGCCGAGGAGGGCTTCGTCGCCTACTACTCGGAGAACCCCGCTGCATCGTTCGCGGGCGCGGTCTGGACGAACAACGCGTGGATCGCGGCCCAGTGCGTGGCCTTCGGAATCCTCGGCGTGTGGGTGCCGTGGGTGATCCTGCAGAACGCGCAGAACCTGGGCGTCAATGCCGCGGTCATGTTCGCCTACGACGAGGCCGACACGTTCTTCCTCTACATCGCACCGCACGGCCTGCTCGAGCTCACCTGCGTCTTCGTGGCGGCGGCCGCCGGCCTTCGCATCTTCTGGGCCTGGGTGGCCCCGGGCGCCCGGCCTCGAGGCGTCGCGCTCGCCGAAGACGCCCGCGCGCTCTTCAGCGTCGCGATCGGCCTCGTGTTCTTCCTCTTCGTGTCGGGCATCATCGAGGGATTCGTCACGCCGGCGCCCTGGCCCTGGCCGGTGAAGATCGGCATCGGCGTCGCGGCGCTCGGCGGGTTCCTCGCGTACATGCTCGTGCTCGGTGGCCGCGCGAGTCGTGCGGGCGAGACGGGCGACCTCGTCGAGTTCGATGCGGGTTCGCAGCGCATCGTCGCCGGCTGA
- the aqpZ gene encoding aquaporin Z — MSDATTTVEAPSTAQKLTAEFIGTFVLVFGVIGTVLFAAGFNGGEGGLNVGFLGVSLALGLTVVVGAYAFGPVSGGHFNPAVSIGLAVAGKFSWKAVGPYIAVQILGGILATTVLLGILSAGPLFDIAKFTGASTGYDELSPGGYGLGSVFLIETVATAIFLFVILGVTSTRAAVGFAPLAIGLTLTLLALIAIPVSNASFNPARSIATALYGGGIAWTQLWVSIVAPILGAVIAGLIYKLVFDRSKQLTA; from the coding sequence GTGTCTGACGCAACAACGACCGTCGAGGCTCCCTCGACCGCGCAGAAGCTCACCGCCGAGTTCATCGGCACCTTCGTCCTCGTCTTCGGTGTCATCGGCACCGTGTTGTTCGCCGCCGGCTTCAACGGCGGAGAGGGCGGCCTGAACGTCGGCTTCCTCGGCGTCTCCCTGGCCCTCGGCCTCACGGTCGTCGTCGGCGCGTACGCGTTCGGCCCGGTCTCGGGCGGGCACTTCAACCCCGCCGTGAGCATCGGCCTCGCCGTCGCCGGCAAGTTCTCGTGGAAGGCGGTCGGCCCGTACATCGCGGTGCAGATCCTCGGCGGCATCCTGGCGACCACCGTGCTCCTCGGAATCCTCTCGGCCGGCCCGCTGTTCGACATCGCCAAGTTCACGGGCGCCTCGACCGGGTACGACGAGCTCTCCCCCGGCGGCTACGGCCTCGGCTCGGTCTTCCTCATCGAGACCGTCGCGACGGCGATCTTCCTCTTCGTGATCCTCGGAGTCACGAGCACCCGCGCCGCCGTCGGCTTCGCCCCGCTCGCGATCGGCCTCACCCTCACCCTGCTCGCGCTCATCGCGATCCCCGTGTCGAACGCCTCGTTCAACCCGGCCCGTTCGATCGCCACCGCGCTCTACGGCGGCGGCATCGCGTGGACCCAGCTCTGGGTGTCGATCGTCGCCCCGATCCTCGGTGCGGTGATCGCCGGGCTCATCTACAAGCTCGTCTTCGACCGCTCGAAGCAGCTCACCGCGTAA
- a CDS encoding DUF58 domain-containing protein yields MALTGRFALLVALGVVPVVLAGVVGAPEAWLALVGWLVLVVGAGVLDLSLAASPRRVALRRDLPDRVRLGEPVTAVLSVENLGQRMLRATVRDGWEPSAGVAGRNRTRLRVPPFERRRITLQLTPWRRGDRRSDQVTIRSAGPLGLWSRQATLSAPGRIRVLPPFHSRVHLPSRLTRLRELDGRTPLLIRGQGTEFDSIREYVRGDDVRSIDWRATARHTDPEVPGNARLMVRTWRPERDRRIVIVTDTSRTAAARIADEPRLDTAFEASLLLAALASHAGDKVDFLAWDRRLRGRVHGASGPALLARMVDSMAGIDAELIEADWAAVPGQVRRITSRHALVVLLTAADSPGTARGLLSMLPQLTARHTVVVASVADPALIDAARAREDLEQVYAAAAAERGLLDGERVGAAVRRLGGLTVTASPQELPPALADLYLELKASGRL; encoded by the coding sequence ATGGCACTGACCGGTCGGTTCGCCCTCCTCGTCGCGCTCGGCGTCGTTCCCGTCGTCCTCGCGGGCGTCGTCGGCGCGCCCGAGGCATGGCTCGCGCTCGTCGGCTGGCTCGTGCTGGTCGTGGGAGCGGGCGTGCTCGACCTCTCGCTCGCCGCCTCGCCGCGGCGGGTGGCGCTGCGCCGCGACCTGCCCGACCGGGTGCGGCTCGGCGAGCCGGTGACGGCGGTGCTCAGTGTCGAGAACCTGGGCCAGCGGATGCTCCGCGCCACCGTGCGGGACGGCTGGGAGCCGTCGGCCGGGGTCGCCGGCCGCAACCGCACCCGGCTCCGCGTTCCCCCGTTCGAACGACGTCGCATCACGCTCCAGCTCACGCCGTGGCGGCGCGGCGACCGACGCAGCGACCAGGTCACGATCCGCTCGGCCGGCCCCCTCGGGCTCTGGTCGCGCCAGGCGACGCTCTCCGCACCCGGCCGGATCCGCGTGCTCCCGCCCTTCCACTCGCGGGTGCACCTGCCGTCGCGACTCACCCGCCTGCGCGAGCTCGACGGGCGGACGCCGCTCCTCATCCGCGGTCAGGGAACCGAGTTCGACTCGATCAGGGAGTACGTGCGCGGCGACGACGTGCGATCGATCGACTGGCGGGCCACGGCGAGGCACACCGACCCCGAGGTGCCCGGCAATGCGCGACTCATGGTGCGCACCTGGCGACCCGAGCGCGACCGGCGCATCGTGATCGTGACCGACACGTCGCGTACGGCAGCGGCCCGCATCGCCGACGAGCCCCGCCTCGACACGGCATTCGAGGCATCGCTCCTACTCGCCGCGCTGGCCTCGCACGCCGGAGACAAGGTCGACTTCCTCGCGTGGGATCGCCGGCTCCGTGGCCGCGTGCACGGCGCCAGCGGCCCGGCGCTGCTCGCCCGCATGGTCGACTCCATGGCGGGCATCGACGCCGAGCTGATCGAGGCCGACTGGGCCGCCGTGCCGGGGCAGGTGCGCCGCATCACGAGTCGGCACGCGCTCGTCGTGCTGCTCACCGCCGCCGACTCCCCTGGAACCGCGCGCGGGCTGCTCTCCATGCTTCCGCAGTTGACCGCGCGGCACACCGTGGTCGTCGCGTCCGTCGCGGATCCCGCCCTGATCGACGCCGCGCGTGCGCGCGAGGACCTCGAGCAGGTCTACGCCGCCGCCGCGGCCGAACGGGGCCTCCTCGACGGCGAACGCGTCGGCGCCGCGGTACGCCGACTCGGCGGCCTCACCGTGACCGCATCCCCGCAGGAGCTCCCGCCGGCGCTCGCCGACCTCTATCTCGAGCTGAAGGCTTCCGGCCGGCTCTGA
- a CDS encoding AAA family ATPase: MTDPISAPAIAATDDELRAALNRVRTEVGKAVVGQDGAVTGLIIALLTRGHVLLEGVPGVAKTLLVRTLSRTLQLDTRRLQFTPDLMPGDVTGSLAYDPRSGEFAFREGPVFTNILLADEINRTPPKTQSALLEAMEERQVSADGVTRPLPDPFMVAATQNPIEYEGTYTLPEAQLDRFLLKLVLDVPERDAELSLLRRHADGFDPHDLAAAGVTPVLGAAELAAARAAASAVRVEDDVLGYLVDLARATRRSPSMRLGVSPRGTTGLLAAAKAWAWLTGYDSLTPDHVQAMLLPVWRHRVQLRPEAELEGVSIDAVLRSIVQQVQVPL; encoded by the coding sequence ATGACCGATCCCATCTCCGCTCCGGCGATCGCTGCCACCGACGACGAACTGCGCGCCGCGCTCAACCGCGTGCGCACCGAGGTCGGCAAGGCCGTCGTCGGGCAGGACGGCGCCGTCACCGGCCTCATCATCGCCCTGCTGACGCGCGGCCACGTGCTGCTCGAGGGCGTGCCCGGCGTCGCGAAGACCCTGCTCGTGCGCACGCTCAGCCGCACGCTGCAGCTCGACACGCGCCGCCTGCAGTTCACGCCCGACCTGATGCCCGGCGACGTCACGGGTTCGCTCGCCTACGACCCGCGTTCGGGCGAGTTCGCGTTCCGCGAGGGCCCGGTGTTCACGAACATCCTGCTCGCCGACGAGATCAACCGCACCCCGCCGAAGACGCAGTCGGCCCTGCTCGAGGCGATGGAGGAACGGCAGGTCTCCGCCGACGGCGTCACCCGGCCGCTCCCCGACCCGTTCATGGTCGCGGCGACGCAGAACCCGATCGAATACGAGGGCACCTACACACTGCCCGAGGCGCAGCTCGACCGGTTCCTGCTCAAGCTCGTGCTCGACGTGCCCGAGCGCGACGCCGAGCTCTCGCTGCTCCGCCGCCACGCCGACGGCTTCGACCCGCACGATCTCGCCGCAGCGGGCGTCACTCCCGTGCTCGGCGCCGCCGAACTCGCGGCGGCACGCGCCGCGGCATCCGCGGTTCGCGTGGAGGACGACGTGCTCGGCTACCTCGTCGACCTCGCGCGCGCGACTCGGCGCAGCCCGTCGATGCGGCTCGGCGTGAGCCCGCGCGGCACCACCGGGCTCCTCGCCGCCGCGAAGGCGTGGGCCTGGCTCACGGGCTACGACTCCCTCACCCCCGACCACGTGCAGGCGATGCTGCTGCCCGTCTGGCGCCACCGCGTGCAGCTCCGGCCCGAGGCCGAGCTCGAGGGCGTCTCGATCGACGCCGTGCTGCGCTCGATCGTGCAACAGGTGCAGGTGCCGCTCTGA
- a CDS encoding DUF4350 domain-containing protein, translated as MTASVETRDASPGAPTTTGGAGGGATAPAVTPTVRAFLKRSRAWLVIAAVLVLGALIVMVIQGGARTPGSPLAADNPAPDGAKALVEVLRDHGVVVTEARSFDAAIDAADGTATVLLYDEYAILDERRLTELSEAADRLVVVEPGFTALETLAPGIRFAGAASGPLDEVSCDLGPAERAGSLSDGQRLVTVDDEAADDGWQGCFRDGEFGFAVATGPAPSGADLTIVGSTSVFANQTITEAGNAALAIGLTGATDGLVWYLPGPGDVDAADAPTLAELTPGWVSPVMTLAIVVTIVAGIWQGRRFGPLVVERLPVHVPAGETSRGRARLYARTASRTHALDQLRIGTILRIARMLRLPRSAGVDEVTDAAARATGRDGASVHRLLVDDLPGDDRALVDLGARLADLEADVQRSLDPRSTAHPDRDDPTGRRP; from the coding sequence ATGACCGCGTCGGTCGAGACCCGGGACGCGAGTCCCGGGGCGCCGACGACCACCGGCGGCGCAGGAGGCGGCGCGACCGCACCCGCCGTGACCCCGACGGTGCGGGCGTTCCTGAAGCGCAGCCGCGCCTGGCTCGTGATCGCGGCCGTGCTCGTGCTCGGCGCCCTCATCGTGATGGTGATCCAGGGCGGCGCGCGCACGCCGGGCTCGCCGCTCGCGGCCGACAATCCCGCGCCCGACGGAGCGAAGGCGCTCGTCGAGGTGCTCCGCGATCACGGGGTCGTCGTCACCGAGGCGCGCTCGTTCGACGCCGCGATCGACGCAGCCGACGGCACGGCGACCGTGCTGCTCTACGACGAGTACGCGATCCTCGACGAGCGCCGCCTGACGGAGCTCTCCGAGGCCGCCGACCGCCTCGTCGTGGTCGAGCCCGGGTTCACGGCCCTCGAGACGCTCGCACCGGGCATCCGGTTCGCGGGCGCCGCAAGCGGTCCCCTCGACGAGGTCTCGTGCGACCTCGGTCCCGCCGAACGCGCCGGTTCGCTCTCCGACGGCCAGCGGCTGGTCACCGTCGACGACGAGGCCGCCGACGACGGCTGGCAGGGCTGCTTCCGCGACGGCGAGTTCGGCTTCGCGGTCGCGACCGGCCCGGCCCCGAGCGGTGCCGACCTCACGATCGTCGGGTCGACGAGCGTGTTCGCGAACCAGACCATCACCGAGGCCGGCAACGCCGCACTCGCGATCGGGCTGACGGGCGCGACCGACGGACTCGTCTGGTACCTGCCCGGCCCCGGCGACGTCGATGCCGCCGACGCCCCGACCCTGGCCGAGCTCACGCCGGGTTGGGTGAGCCCCGTGATGACGCTCGCGATCGTCGTCACCATCGTCGCGGGCATCTGGCAGGGTCGACGGTTCGGGCCGCTCGTCGTCGAGCGCCTCCCCGTGCACGTGCCCGCAGGTGAGACGAGCAGGGGTCGCGCCCGGCTCTACGCCCGCACGGCCTCCCGTACGCACGCACTCGATCAGCTCCGCATCGGCACGATCCTCCGCATCGCGCGCATGCTGCGACTGCCCCGTTCGGCCGGCGTCGACGAGGTCACCGACGCCGCCGCGCGGGCGACCGGCCGTGACGGGGCATCCGTGCACCGCCTGCTCGTCGACGACCTGCCCGGCGACGACCGCGCGCTCGTCGACCTCGGCGCACGGCTCGCGGACCTCGAAGCCGACGTGCAGCGTTCACTGGACCCGCGGAGCACCGCGCACCCCGATCGTGACGACCCCACAGGAAGGCGACCATGA
- a CDS encoding DUF4129 domain-containing protein — MAVIGLRGTPLDPDAPEARRWLEDELTGPEYQAAKPSPFDVAMQAIRDWFFGLFDGATGLPGPVLTLLLVLLVAAVVVVGLLVFGVPRLRRRRRGQVPLFDDHDLRDLDTLRRAATAAASAGDWPLAIEERFRALVRGLVEREVVTVHPGTTARAFADAAAASFPELAAELRDAAGGFDGVRYLGGAGSPDEYARVTDLERRVADARPAGRDDHEAPAGDRHPVEAAR, encoded by the coding sequence ATGGCAGTGATCGGGCTGCGCGGCACCCCGCTCGACCCCGATGCGCCCGAGGCGCGTCGGTGGCTCGAAGACGAGTTGACCGGACCCGAGTACCAGGCGGCGAAGCCGAGTCCGTTCGACGTCGCGATGCAGGCCATCCGCGACTGGTTCTTCGGACTCTTCGACGGCGCCACCGGGCTTCCGGGCCCGGTGCTCACGCTGCTGCTGGTGCTGCTCGTCGCCGCCGTGGTGGTCGTCGGCCTGCTCGTCTTCGGAGTGCCGCGACTCCGGCGTCGTCGTCGGGGCCAGGTGCCGCTCTTCGACGACCACGACCTGCGCGACCTCGACACCCTGCGACGGGCGGCCACCGCGGCGGCGAGCGCGGGCGACTGGCCCCTCGCCATCGAGGAGCGGTTCCGCGCGCTCGTGCGCGGGCTCGTCGAGCGCGAGGTCGTCACCGTGCACCCAGGCACCACGGCGCGGGCGTTCGCGGACGCCGCGGCGGCGTCGTTCCCCGAGCTGGCCGCCGAGCTGCGCGATGCGGCCGGCGGGTTCGACGGCGTTCGCTACCTCGGCGGCGCCGGATCCCCCGACGAGTACGCCCGGGTGACCGACCTCGAGCGGCGCGTCGCCGACGCGCGGCCGGCGGGGCGGGACGACCACGAGGCACCCGCCGGTGACCGCCACCCCGTCGAGGCCGCTCGATGA
- a CDS encoding glycerophosphoryl diester phosphodiesterase membrane domain-containing protein, with the protein MSDRDWQAPGGAPVPPQVPDAPAAAGFDPAAFPPPTAAAPPTSAVPPTAAVPPSYGPPPAAGAPLGWTPPPKPGLLPLHPLGFGTLLWAPFAVLRRNPAATFGTGLVVQLVSAIATIAVIAPFMFFVVTRVESASSSADADALMSGAVGGFLLLMLVPMLLSLVASAFLQGVMVVDVASGTLGDRLRFGALWKAAAKRIWPLLGWTAMVAGAIAVVFGVLVLAIVLAALVGPAALVVAVLVGLFAGLGLLVLGAWLGTKLSIVPSIIVLEGVGIRTAMRRSWQLTTGYFWRTLGTLLLVGIILSMASQIVVQPVSLIGTILAAIIDPTGTGAAIAITVVTMVVTLVLSLLIGAITAVVQAALVAVIYIDLRMRTEALDLELVRHIEQRGAGVPVTDPYRAPAAATARPDAASAPAWQ; encoded by the coding sequence GTGTCAGACCGCGATTGGCAGGCGCCCGGCGGTGCTCCCGTTCCGCCGCAGGTTCCGGATGCCCCGGCCGCCGCCGGGTTCGACCCCGCGGCCTTCCCGCCGCCGACCGCCGCGGCGCCCCCGACGTCGGCGGTTCCTCCGACGGCCGCCGTGCCTCCTTCGTACGGACCCCCGCCTGCCGCCGGCGCTCCGCTCGGCTGGACGCCTCCGCCGAAGCCCGGTCTCCTCCCGCTGCATCCGCTCGGGTTCGGCACGCTGCTGTGGGCGCCGTTCGCGGTGCTCCGGCGCAACCCCGCGGCGACGTTCGGCACCGGGCTCGTGGTGCAGCTGGTCTCGGCGATCGCGACGATCGCCGTCATCGCGCCGTTCATGTTCTTCGTCGTCACCCGGGTCGAGAGTGCGAGCAGCTCCGCCGACGCCGACGCGCTCATGTCCGGCGCCGTCGGCGGCTTCCTGCTGCTCATGCTCGTGCCGATGCTGCTGTCGCTCGTCGCGAGCGCGTTCCTGCAGGGCGTCATGGTCGTCGACGTCGCGAGCGGAACCCTCGGCGACCGACTCCGGTTCGGCGCCCTCTGGAAGGCCGCGGCGAAGCGCATCTGGCCGCTGCTCGGCTGGACGGCGATGGTCGCCGGCGCGATCGCGGTCGTGTTCGGCGTGCTCGTGCTCGCCATCGTGCTCGCGGCGCTCGTCGGCCCGGCGGCACTCGTCGTCGCCGTGCTCGTCGGGCTCTTCGCCGGTCTCGGCCTGCTCGTGCTGGGCGCGTGGCTCGGCACCAAGCTCTCGATCGTGCCGAGCATCATCGTGCTCGAGGGTGTCGGCATCCGGACCGCGATGCGACGTTCGTGGCAGCTGACCACCGGGTACTTCTGGCGCACGCTCGGCACGCTGCTCCTCGTCGGGATCATCCTCTCCATGGCGTCGCAGATCGTCGTGCAGCCGGTCTCGCTCATCGGCACGATCCTCGCCGCGATCATCGATCCGACCGGCACGGGCGCCGCCATCGCCATCACCGTCGTGACCATGGTCGTGACCCTCGTGCTCTCGCTCCTGATCGGGGCGATCACCGCGGTCGTGCAGGCCGCCCTCGTCGCCGTCATCTACATCGACCTGCGCATGCGCACCGAAGCCCTCGACCTCGAACTCGTGCGGCACATCGAGCAGCGGGGCGCCGGCGTGCCGGTGACCGACCCATACCGTGCCCCGGCAGCCGCGACGGCGCGTCCCGACGCGGCCTCCGCTCCCGCATGGCAGTGA
- the mtrA gene encoding MtrAB system response regulator MtrA has product MNPRVLVVDDDTALAEMIGIVLRTEGFEPFFCADGTGALAAFRESKPDLVLLDLMLPGIDGIEVCGRIRAESGTPIIMLTAKTDTADVVKGLESGADDYMVKPFNPKELIARIRTRLRPTPDQAVSTLSIGDLTIDAAGHEVRRGDTRINLTPLEFDLLLTLASKPQQVFTREMLLEQVWGYHYKADTRLVNVHVQRLRAKVEHDPDNPRIVMTVRGVGYRAGATT; this is encoded by the coding sequence ATGAACCCACGCGTACTCGTCGTCGATGACGACACGGCCCTCGCCGAGATGATCGGCATCGTGCTGCGCACCGAGGGGTTCGAACCCTTCTTCTGCGCCGACGGCACGGGCGCGCTCGCGGCCTTCCGCGAGTCCAAGCCCGACCTGGTCCTGCTCGACCTCATGCTCCCCGGCATCGACGGCATCGAGGTGTGCGGGCGCATCCGGGCGGAGTCCGGCACGCCCATCATCATGCTCACCGCGAAGACCGACACCGCCGACGTGGTCAAGGGCCTCGAATCGGGCGCCGACGACTACATGGTCAAGCCCTTCAATCCGAAGGAGCTGATCGCCCGCATCCGTACGCGGCTGCGGCCCACCCCCGACCAGGCGGTGTCGACCCTCAGCATCGGCGACCTCACGATCGACGCAGCGGGACACGAGGTGCGCCGCGGCGACACCCGCATCAACCTCACCCCGCTCGAGTTCGACCTGCTCCTGACGCTGGCATCGAAGCCGCAGCAGGTCTTCACCCGCGAGATGCTGCTCGAACAGGTGTGGGGCTACCACTACAAGGCCGACACGCGCCTCGTGAACGTGCACGTGCAGCGACTGCGTGCCAAGGTCGAGCACGACCCCGACAACCCCCGCATCGTCATGACCGTGCGCGGCGTCGGGTATCGGGCCGGCGCGACCACCTAG